One region of Paralichthys olivaceus isolate ysfri-2021 chromosome 12, ASM2471397v2, whole genome shotgun sequence genomic DNA includes:
- the LOC109636263 gene encoding trichohyalin isoform X25, with amino-acid sequence MAEGSKPASSTPASGSGGAVAPQTNSLKSKGLGLLRKVKVSVELLIALAALLSWVVVGVVMFDFVEYKTVPDIQQIITDPMQAVNDAVDEVSSLLNKFQECAPDLSDPASTAAYVAEEISEAKDGFVRHFSDEDGNFYLSYVDPVVIGRRAFHSTNDFMGGMVGNVRDSLCAFVDTLLDIISGKSKGKIDLGYIDPVVTGRGVFSVINEFICGVEGYIKKVLCAVWDTILDVVKGTTDISFMDPVSVGRNVFSATNDTLSGIATYIQDVLCSIIDSTLDIVKGTTDITFVDPVVIGRNAFSFINDIVSGVAGYIQGALCTFMDVILDTLEDFQQAVGFSPMSVLKTTAEITKEQINMLVSYVSSMLLGDEGIVSEVSIDPMKVVEDAVLEFTDKKDLFVAYMSSMLVGDQGEPVATPVVNVVPEEDETVASPSDITLVRRKGEFLPPMKKVAEIMHAAKDEAAPAQLGGDSKTEEEEEEEEEEEEEAEVPTDAATETDVHEEEDDDVKHDDLEETEHEVPLEDESIIDNDDKDEETEEKDAQEEEEIVEAEGGEKEQDLQAGEDEGEQEDINKMIADTKEEKQEEPKTDEVVEDDDEEKEEEVKTEALEEKEEAKTMDLDDDQEEEAKTEDLEDEEEEEAKTEDLEDEEEEEAKTKLLEEKDEAKTEDLDDDQAEEAKTEDLEDEEEEEEAKTEDLEDEEEEEAKTKLLEKKEEAKTEDLDDDQVEEAKTEDLEDEEEEAKTEHLDDDQAEEAKTEDLEDEEEEEAKTEVVEEEEEVEEEEEPTTLVLEEEGEEEEKAKTDILEEEVEAKTEDLVDEEAEIEKETEKEETENKDLHLDEERNEENIEITNTKPDIEGDEASEEEGEEHDKVEAEDEGPKTLSDEGETTTFLPGYDQNVIDEENSESRKGKGQRKHLVLFERIRRVGSRAAHKDEERLHKHDKDLKSTEPEEEKKAKEAKLEETIDKLKEEKPKKEIKSEAKITKKKPEKPEEEGVEMKIPKKEKEVKKPPKEGKKPSKEDKVKKPSKEKKELRKPSKEEEEVKKPPQKEKEAKKLHKKEKEIKTPAKREKGVKKPSKEEKEIKKLHKEVKEETKPLKEEVKKPPKEGKEIKTPPKEEKEGKKPPKLEKEVKKPSKKEKEVKIPPKEEKEFKKPSKEGKEIKKLHKEEKEVKKPRKEEKEVKKPSKEEKEVKKPCKEEKKVKKPSKEEKEIKKPPKEEKEVKKPSKEEKEIKKLHKEEKEVEKPPKEEKEVKIPPKEEKEFKKPSKEEREVKKSPKEEKEVKKPTKEEKEVKKSQKEEEVKKPSKEEKEVKKSPKEEKEVKKTTKEEKDVKKPSKEDQEVKKPSKEEKEVKKSPKEEKEVKKPSIEEKEVKKPPKEEKEVKKSPKEEKEVKKTIKEETEVKKPSKEEKEVKKLPKEEKEVKKPPKEEKEVKKLPKEEKEVKKPSITEKEVKKPRKEEKEVKMPSKDEREMKKPPKEEKEVKTPPKEEKEVKKPPKEEKEVKKPHKVEKEVKKPSKEEKELKKTPKEEKEVKTPPKEEKEVKKPPKEEKEVKKPPKEEKEVKTPPKEEKEVKKPPKEEKEVKKPHKEEKEVKKPSKEEKELKKTPKEEKEVKTPPKEEKEVKKPPKEEKEVKKPPKEEKEVKTPPKEEKEVKKPPKEEKEVKKPHKEEKEVKKPSKEDLEVKKPSKEEKEVKKPPKEEKEVKMPSKDEREMKKPPKEEKEVNKPSKEEREVKKPPKEEKEIKKPSKDEKEVKKPPKEEKEAKKPPKEEREVKMPPKEEKEVKKPPKEEKEAKKPPKEEKEVKMPPKEEKEVKKPPKEEKEAKKPPKEEKEVKKPPKEEKEVKMPPKEDKEVKKPSKEEKEVKTSPKEEKEIKKPSKEEKGVKKPPKEEKEVEKPSKKEKELKTPLKKEIEVEKPPKEKEVKSSMQRKEAKKPSREEKEEIKPSEEAQEIKKSTKAKKEDKDLVKKRDTETDTRRKKAASRIKVVKKEVASVLKKEHLNVTRAAAEPKKTTKVLKAAKRQVVPILKNEHMNVTQSEVPKGKAKPESAKKEVPKEKAKAAPVKKDVAAPKEKAKSVIMKKEQEAVSRNASLVRDRVKIVPMKRGVKLPKEIIRGISAKTAEVSKQKPKPAVTKREPAPLKTKPAPVVKEAEAPHKNVSLTKEKVKVVPLKKVPVTPKEKVKPAPTKKEAAVVKEKKAEPVTPKKEPEAKPVLAKKEAEVVKDKPKAVHEKKAPKTDAEAPKKKVKSLEKKKEPKAPEEKVKPAVKKDGSAGLKDKVKPVRVKKEQEAASRNASLVRERVKIVPMKRGVKLPKEIIRGISAKTAEVSKQKPKPAVTKREPAPLKTKPAPVVKEAEAPHKNVSLTKEKVKVVPLKKVPVTPKEKVKPAPTKKEPEAKPVLAKKEAEVVKEKPKAVHEKKGVKLPKEMIRGISAKTAEVSKQKPKPAVTKREPAPLKTKPAPVVKEAEAPHKNVSLTKEKVKVVPLKKVPVTPKEKVKPAPTKKEPEAKPVLAKKEAEVVKEKPKAVHEKKAPKTDAEAPKKKVKSLEKKKEPKAPEEKVKPAVKKDGSAGLKDKVKPVRVKKEQEKKKPAAVKKAVLKEKITPVKKGKPVEKKAPKEERVLKEIQTPAKKEKPVEKKAAKEEAVKAEPGVSDSFLMEDEMPYFQCFFVDEDEAQFPFYAFSPLQV; translated from the exons ATGGCTGAAG gaagcaaaCCGGCCTCCTCCACTCCAGCCAGTGGGTCTGGTGGAGCAGTGGCGCCACAGACGAACTCTCTCAAGTCTAAAGGTCTGGGCCTCCTCAGGAAGGTGAAAgtgtctgtggagctgctgatCGCACTGGCCGCTCTGCTGTCCTGGGTGGTTGTAGGGGTGGTGATGTTTGATTTCGTGGAATACAAGACTGTCCCAg acaTTCAGCAAATCATTACGGACCCTATGCAAGCTGTGAACGACGCTGTAGATGAAGTATCCAGTCTGCTCAACAAGTTTCAAG AATGTGCACCTGATTTAAGTGACCCCGCATCTACTGCCGCTTATGTAGCTGAAGAAATATCGGAAGCAAAAGATGGATTCGTTCGACATTTTTCAGATGAGGATG GAAACTTCTACCTCAGCTACGTCGACCCTGTGGTCATCGGACGACGAGCTTTCCATTCAACCAACGACTTCATGGGTGGAATGGTGGGCAACGTCAGGGACTCACTGTGTGCTTTTGTGGACACTTTATTAGATATTATATCGGGTAAATCTAAAG GAAAAATTGACCTTGGCTACATTGACCCTGTGGTCACAGGCAGAGGCGTCTTCAGTGTTATTAATGAGTTCATATGTGGAGTGGAGGGCTACATCAAGAAAGTGCTCTGTGCCGTTTGGGACACTATTCTGGACGTGGTGAAAG GAACCACTGACATCAGCTTCATGGATCCTGTGTCAGTTGGCAGAAATGTCTTCAGCGCGACTAACGACACTTTGAGTGGAATAGCGACCTACATCCAGGACGTACTCTGTTCTATCATAGACAGTACACTGGATATTGTAAAAG GAACCACTGACATTACGTTCGTTGACCCTGTGGTCATTGGCCGGAATGCTTTCAGTTTTATTAATGACATTGTGAGTGGAGTCGCAGGATACATCCAGGGTGCTCTCTGTACATTCATGGATGTAATACTGGACACATTAGAAG ATTTCCAGCAGGCTGTGGGATTCAGTCCCATGTCAGTTCTGAAGACGACAGCAGAAATCACCAAAGAACAGATTAACATGCTCGTGAGCTACGTCTCCTCAATGCTGCTCGGTGATGAAG GGATTGTGTCTGAAGTGTCCATCGACCCCATGAAAGTTGTCGAAGACGCTGTGTTGGAGTTCACAGACAAGAAAGATTTGTTCGTGGCTTACATGTCAAGCATGCTTGTTGGTGATCAAG GTGAACCTGTAGCCACGCCCGTTGTAAATGTAGTACCTGAAGAAg aTGAAACTGTAGCTTCTCCATCTGATATAACTTTGGTGAGAAGAAAAG GAGAATTCCTGCCACCTATGAAAAAAG TTGCAGAGATAATGCACGCTGCCAAAGATGAAGCTGCTCCTGCACAGTTAGGTGGAGACTCaaagactgaggaggaggaggaggaggaggaggaggaggaggaggaggctgaagtTCCCACTGATGCAGCCACTGAGACAGATGTGCACGAGGAAGAGGACGATGATG TGAAACATGACGACCTTGAAGAAACAGAACATGAAGTACCACTGGAAGATGAGTCCATCATTGATAATGATGACAAGGacgaagagacagaggagaaggacgcacaggaggaggaggagattgtTGAGGCGGAAGGTGGAGAAAAGGAGCAGGACTTACAGGCAGGGGAAGATGAAGGAGAGCAAGAGGACATTAATAAAATGATTGCTGACACcaaagaggagaagcaggaggaaccaaaaacagatgaagttgtAGAGGATGACgatgaggagaaggaagaggaagtcAAAACTGAAGCTttggaagaaaaggaggaggccAAAACTATGGACTTGGACGAtgatcaggaggaggaggccaaaaCTGAAGATctagaagatgaggaggaggaggaggccaaaaCTGAAGATttagaagatgaggaggaggaggaggccaaaaCTAAACTTCTGGAAGAAAAGGATGAAGCCAAAACTGAGGATTTGGATGATGATCAGGCGGAGGAGGCCAAAACTGAAGATctagaagatgaggaggaggaggaggaggccaaaaCTGAAGATttagaagatgaggaggaggaggaggccaaaaCTAAACTtctggaaaaaaaggaggaagccAAAACTGAGGATTTGGATGATGATCAGGTGGAGGAGGCCAAAACTGAAGACctagaagatgaggaggaggaggccaaaaCTGAACATCTGGATGATGATCAGGCGGAGGAGGCCAAAACTGAAGATctagaagatgaggaggaggaggaggccaaaaCTGAAGTtgtggaagaagaggaggaggtggaggaagaggaggagcccaCAACCTTAGtattggaggaggagggggaggaggaggagaaggccaaaactgacattttggaggaagag gtggaggccAAAACTGAAGATTTGGTAGATGAGGAggcagaaatagaaaaagagactgaaaaggaggaaactgaaaataaagatcttCATTtggatgaagaaagaaatgaagaaaacattGAAATAACGAACACGAAGCCAGATATAGAAGGTGATGAAGcttcagaggaggaaggagaagaacaTGACAAAGTAGAAGCTGAGGACGAAGGTCCTAAAACTCTGTCGGATGAAGGAGAGACGACCACTTTTCTTCCTGGTTATGACCAAAACGTCATTGACGAAGAAAACAGTGAGAGCAGGAAAGGTAAAGGACAGAGAAAACATCTCGTTCTCTTTGAGAGGATCAGAAGAGTCGGATCCAGAGCAGCTCACAAAGATGAAGAGCGACTCCACAAACATGACAAAG ACCTTAAATCCAcagaacctgaggaggagaaaaaagcaaaggaaGCCAAACTTGAGGAAACCATTGACAAACTAAAAGAAGAAAAGCCAAAGAAGGAGATCAAATCTGAAGCAAAAATAACTAAGAAGAAACCAGAGAAGCCTGAAG AAGAAGGGGTTGAAATGAAGATCCctaaaaaagagaaggaagtcAAGAAACCACCTAAGGAAGGTAAGAAACCATCCAAAGAAGATAAAGTGAAGAAACCttccaaagaaaagaaagaactgaGAAAACCttcaaaagaagaggaagaagtaaAGAAACCACcccaaaaagagaaagaggccaAGAAActacacaaaaaagaaaaggaaatcaaGACACCAGCTAAAAGGGAGAAGGGAGTTAAGAAACCCtctaaagaagagaaagagattaAAAAGCTTCACAAAGAAGTGAAAGAGGAGACAAAGCCTCTCaaggaagaggtgaagaagcCTCCCAAAGAAGGGAAAGAAATCAAGACACCAcctaaagaagagaaggaggggaaGAAACCACCTAAAttagagaaggaggtgaagaaaccatctaaaaaagagaaagaggtgaagatACCACCCAAGGAGGAGAAAGAATTCAAGAAACCATCTAAAGAAGGGAAAGAGATTAAAAAGCTTcataaagaagagaaagaggtgaagaaacCCCgtaaagaagagaaggaggtgaagaaaccatctaaagaagagaaagaggtgaaaaaaCCCtgtaaagaagagaagaaggtaAAGAAACCAtctaaagaagagaaagaaatcaaGAAACCAcctaaagaagagaaggaggtgaaaaaACCAtctaaagaagagaaagagattaaaaagcttcataaagaagagaaagaggtagAGAAACCAcctaaagaagagaaggaggtgaagataCCAcccaaagaggagaaagaattCAAGAAACCATCTAAAGAAGAAAGGGAGGTAAAGAAATCCcctaaagaagagaaggaggtgaaaaaACCAactaaagaagagaaagaagtcaagaaatcacaaaaagaagaggaggtgaagaaaccatctaaagaagagaaggaggtgaagaaatcccccaaagaagagaaggaggtgaaaaaaacaacaaaagaagagaaagatgtAAAGAAACCATCTAAAGAAGATCAAGAAGTAAAGAAACCAtctaaagaagagaaggaggtgaagaaatcccctaaagaagagaaggaggtgaagaaaccatctatagaagagaaagaagtcAAGAAACCAcctaaagaagagaaggaggtgaagaaatcccctaaagaagagaaggaggtgaaaaaaacaattaaagaagagacagaggtaAAGAAACCAtctaaagaagagaaagaagtcaAGAAACTAcctaaagaagagaaggaggtgaagaaaccacctaaagaagagaaagaagtcaAGAAACTAcctaaagaagagaaggaggtgaagaaaccATCCATaacagagaaagaggtgaagaaaccacgtaaagaagagaaagaggtgaagatgCCTTCTAAAGACGAGAGGGAAATGAAGAAACCAcctaaagaagagaaagaggtgaagacgCCTcctaaagaagagaaagaggtaaAGAAACCAcctaaagaagagaaggaggtgaagaaaccACACAAAGtagagaaagaggtgaagaaacCATCCAAAGAAGAGAAGGAGTTAAAGAAAACAcctaaagaagagaaagaggtgaagacgCCTcctaaagaagagaaagaggtcaAGAAACCAcctaaagaagagaaggaggtgaagaaaccacccaaagaagagaaagaggtgaagacgCCTcctaaagaagagaaagaggtaaAGAAACCAcctaaagaagagaaggaggtgaagaaaccacacaaagaagagaaagaggtgaagaaacCATCCAAAGAAGAGAAGGAGTTAAAGAAAACAcctaaagaagagaaagaggtgaagacgCCTcctaaagaagagaaagaggtcaAGAAACCAcctaaagaagagaaggaggtgaagaaaccacccaaagaagagaaagaggtgaagacgCCTcctaaagaagagaaagaggtaaAGAAACCAcctaaagaagagaaggaggtgaagaaaccacacaaagaagagaaagaggtgaagaaacCATCTAAAGAAGATCTAGAAGTAAAGAAACCAtctaaagaagagaaagaggtgaaaaagcctccaaaagaagagaaagaggtgaagatgCCTTCTAAAGACGAGAGGGAAATGAAGAAACCAcctaaagaagagaaagaggtaaATAAACCAtctaaagaagagagagaggtgaagaaacctcctaaagaagagaaagagataaagaaacCATCTAAagatgagaaagaggtgaagaaaccacctaaagaagagaaggaggcaaAAAAACCTCctaaagaagagagagaagtgaagatGCCTcctaaagaagagaaagaagttaAGAAACCAcctaaagaagagaaggaggcaaAGAAGCCCcctaaagaagagaaagaggtgaagatgCCTcctaaagaagagaaagaagttaAGAAACCAcctaaagaagagaaggaggcaaAGAAGCCTCccaaagaagagaaagaggtgaagaaaccacctaaagaagagaaagaggtgaagatgCCTCCTAAAGAAGATAAAGAGGTAAAGAAACCAtctaaagaagagaaagaggtgaagacgTCTcctaaagaagagaaagagataaagaaacCATCCAAAGAAGAGAAGGGGGTGAAGAAGCCTcctaaagaagagaaagaagttgAGAAACCAtctaaaaaagagaaagagttgAAGACGCCTCTTAAAAAAGAGATAGAGGTGGAAAAGCCTCCCAAAGAGAAAGAGGTTAAGTCTTCAATGCAAAGGAAAGAAGCGAAGAAACCCTCtagggaggagaaggaagagattAAGCCATCAGAGGAGGCACAGGAGATCAAGAAATCTACAAAAGcgaaaaaagaagacaaagaccTTGTCaagaaaagagacacagagacag acACCAGACGCAAAAAGGCTGCAAGTAGAATCAAAGTAGTCAAGAAAGAAGTTGCATCTGTGCTGAAGAAGGAACATCTTAATGTTACAAGAGCAG ctgcAGAGCCCAAGAAGACTACAAAGGTGCTGAAAGCTGCTAAAAGGCAGGTCGTTCCAATTCTGAAGAACGAGCATATGAATGTCACACAATCAG AGGTTCCAAAGGGGAAAGCCAAACCAGAGTCTGCAAAGAAAG AAGTTCCAAAGGAAAAAGCCAAAGCAGCTCCTGTCAAAAAAG ATGTTGCTGCTCCAAAAGAAAAGGCCAAATCAGTCATCATGAAAAAAG AACAAGAAGCTGTTTCCAGAAATGCCTCCCTGGTAAGAGACAGAGTCAAGATAGTGCCTATGAAGAGAG gagtCAAGTTACCAAAAGAGATCATCAGAGGAATCTCTGCAAAGACAG ctgaggtTTCAAAACAGAAACCCAAACCAGCTGTAACAAAGAGAG AACCTGCTCCTCTCAAGACAAAACCAGCCccagtggtcaaag aggCAGAAGCACCACACAAAAATGTCTCTCTAACAAAGGAGAAGGTGAAGGTGGTGCCACTGAAGAAAG TGCCTGTAActccaaaagaaaaagtcaaaccaGCACCAACAAAAAAAG aAGCTGCAGTTGTAAAGGAGAAGAAGGCCGAGCCAGTGACTCCCAAAAAAG AACCTGAGGCTAAGCCAGTTCTTGCCAAAAAAG AAGCAGAAGTTGTGAAGGACAAGCCTAAAGCAGTTCATGAGAAAAAAG CTCCTAAAACTGATGCTGAAGCACcaaagaaaaaagtcaaatccctggaaaagaagaaag AGCCCAAAGCACCAGAGGAGAAAGTCAAACCAGCTGTTAAAAAAG ATGGCTCAGCCGGGCTGAAGGACAAGGTCAAACCGGTCCGTGTGAAGAAAG AACAAGAAGCTGCTTCCAGAAATGCCTCCCTGGTAAGAGAGAGAGTCAAGATAGTGCCTATGAAGAGAG gagtCAAGTTACCAAAAGAGATCATCAGAGGAATCTCTGCAAAGACAG ctgaggtTTCAAAACAGAAACCCAAACCAGCTGTAACAAAGAGAG AACCTGCTCCTCTCAAGACAAAACCAGCCccagtggtcaaag aggCAGAAGCACCACACAAAAATGTCTCTCTAACAAAGGAGAAGGTGAAGGTGGTGCCACTGAAGAAAG TGCCAGTAActccaaaagaaaaagtcaaaccaGCACCAACAAAAAAAG aACCTGAGGCTAAGCCGGTTCTTGCCAAAAAAG AAGCAGAAGTTGTGAAGGAGAAGCCTAAAGCAGTTCATGAGAAAAAAG gggtCAAGTTACCAAAAGAGATGATCAGAGGAATCTCTGCAAAGACAG ctgaggtTTCAAAACAGAAACCCAAACCAGCTGTAACAAAGAGAG AACCTGCTCCTCTCAAGACAAAACCAGCCccagtggtcaaag aggCAGAAGCACCACACAAAAATGTCTCTCTAACAAAGGAGAAGGTGAAGGTGGTGCCACTGAAGAAAG TGCCAGTAActccaaaagaaaaagtcaaaccaGCACCAACAAAAAAAG AACCTGAGGCTAAGCCGGTTCTTGCCAAAAAAG AAGCAGAAGTTGTGAAGGAGAAGCCTAAAGCAGTTCATGAGAAGAAAG CTCCTAAAACTGATGCTGAAGCACcaaagaaaaaagtcaaatccctggaaaagaagaaag AGCCCAAAGCACCAGAGGAGAAAGTCAAACCAGCTGTTAAAAAAG ATGGCTCAGCCGGGCTGAAGGACAAGGTCAAACCGGTCCGTGTGAAGAAAG aacaagagaagaagaaacctgCTGCAGTAAAGAAAG CCGTGTTGAAGGAAAAGATCACACCTGTAAAGAAAG GAAAACCAGTTGAGAAGAAGGCACCCAAAG aGGAGCGAGTTCTGAAAGAGATACAGACGCCTGCAAAGAAAG AGAAACCTGTGGAGAAGAAAGCAGCCAAAGAAGAGGCCGTTAAAG CTGAGCCTGGTGTATCAGACAGCTTTCTCATGGAAG ACGAGATGCCGTACTTCCAGTGTTTCTTTGTGGACGAGGACGAGGCCCAGTTTCCGTTCTACGCCTTCTCACCACTGCAGGTCTGA